From the Caldanaerobius fijiensis DSM 17918 genome, the window TCTCAGTGGGATGATGGGCATAGTCGTCTATCACAGAAATCCCATTTATATTGCCTTTGTATTCAAACCGTCTGTGAGTTCCCCTGAAATCTTTTATAGCTTTTTTTACAATATCCATATTGATGCCAATAGTAATCGATGCAGCAATTGTAGCCAATGCATTATATACGTTGTGTTGCCCCGGTACTGATAATTTAAATTTGCCTAAATTTTGTCCATTATAAAATACGTCAAATTCCGGGTAACCATTAGAGTTAAATGTTATATTTTGTGCGGTATAATGCGATGGCCAATTTATCCCATATGTGATTATATTTCTATCTTTAACCCTTTTTAATATATCACGTACGTGCTCATTATCATTACATGCTATAATATAGCCTGAGTCCGGCACCAATGATATAAATTTTAGAAACGATTCTTTTATCTGGTTTATATCCTTAAAATAATCCAGATGGTCGCTATCAATATTTAATACTATTGCAATATAGGGATAAAATTTAAGAAAACTATCATAGTATTCACAAGCTTCTGTTAAAAAGTAAGGGCTGTTTCCTATCCTCACGTTGCCACCTATATCGTCTATTTCGCCCCCTAATAATATCGTGGGATCTAATTCGGCCTGCTGCATGGTTATGGCTAGCATGGATGTTGTAGTGGTTTTGCCGTGGCAGCCGGCAACTGCGATGCCATAGTTGTAATTTTTCATTAAAGAGCCTAAAAGCTCTGCCCTATCTATAATGGGTATGCCAAGTTCTTTTGCCTTTAATATTTCAGGATTATCATTTTTTACAGCGGCTGTGTGAACTATTAAATCAGCGCCTGTCACGTGGGAAGGATCGTGACCGAGGTAAACGATAATGCCATCTCTTTTCAGCTTTTCGGTTATATTTGAAGATTTGATGTCACACCCGCTTACATTGAAGCCTTCTTTAAACAGGATCTCAGCCAATCCGCTCATGCTTATGCCGCCTATTCCTACCATATGTATGTTTTTATATTTATTTAAATCAATAGACATTATTAGTCTCCTTTCACGTACTGATAATTTTAATTATTACCAATTTCGCTGATGGTATAACAAAAAGACTCATATACAATTATATCATATGATAAAAAATAATTTGTAGTTTCTTTATTTGGTAAAATATTTGTGATAATATTAAAGAGAAATTAGTGAGCGGAGGTTTAGGGTTGAAACGGGCAGAGCGAATTGCAGCGATCACCAAGATTTTATGTGAGAGTCCTGGGAAAATACATACCATAAATGAGTTTTCCGAGATGCTGGATAGTGCCAGGTCATCCATAAGTGAGGATATAGACCGGATACAAGATGCTTTTGAAAAATTACATATGGGGAAAATAAAAACTATTCCAGGTGCAGCTGGCGGTATCCAGTATATACCATATATTGATATTAAGTATTATGAAGGATTTGTAGAGCAACTTTGCAAGATATTTTCACAAAAAGAGAGGATTATATCGGGAAATTTTATATATACTACAGATGTGATATATAATCCTCAGCTGGTGGATAAAGTTGCACAGATCCTGGCTTATTCATTTTTAAATGTGCAAGCAGATTATGTGGTCACTATCGAGACAAAAGGTATACCTATAGCTTTTGCTGTTGCCAGATTGCTTAAGTTACCCTTGGCCGTTATCAGGCAGGAAAACAAGGTGACAGAAGGACCTGTCGTAAGTATAAACTATGTGTCGGGTTCTACAAGGAACATAAGGACCATGTATTTATCAAAGAGATCGATAAAAGCCAACTCTAATGTTATTATTATCGACGATTTTATGAAAGCCGGGGGTACAGCTAAAGGTATTGTGGATATGATGAAAGAATTTGATTCCAGGGTGGTGGGAATAGGCGTCTTTATAGCCACAAAATATCCTACCGAAAAATTAGTTTCTGATTACGTCTCTGTTTTGCAGCTAAACGCTGTTGACGAAAGAAAGGGGATAATCGATATACAAAGCGGCGATTGGGTAAAAAATTTTAAAAAAATAGAGGATTTTCAGTTAAAATGAAGAATATATAGTGTAGACAGAGGACGGAAGGTGGTGAACTTCTTGAATATCACTGATGTGCGAGTCAGAAAGATAGCAAATGAAGGCAAGATGAAAGCGGTGGTTTCTGTTACTTTTGACGACGAATTTGTGGTCCATGACATAAAAGTGATAGAGGGGCAAAATGGTCTATTTATAGCCATGCCGAGCAGAAAATCACCTGATGGAGAATTTAGGGATATAGCTCATCCAATAAATGCTGAGATGAGGGCGAGATTGCAAGATGCTATTATAAATGAATACAATAAAGCAAAGGATGTGAATAACCAATAAATTAACGAGAATAGGGAAAAATAGGGGACAATGTCCCTTTATTTTTTTATTTTTTTGTATACAATTTAGAAATATAATATTATAATTATCTATGGACTATTAATGAGGAAGGTTGATAAGATGATGCATGCTGTGATTTTAGCGGCAGGAATGGGTACAAGGATGAAATCAAAGCATCCAAAAGTCATTCATCAGATTCTTGGTAAGCCTATGGTTGAATATGTCATAACAGCTGTCAAAAAGGCCGGGGTAGAGCACATTACGCTGGTTATAGGGCACAAGGCCGAAGAGGTAAAAGAGGCCGTGAGGTCGGATGTCGATTTTGTGCTTCAGCATCCGCAGCTGGGGACGGGGCACGCTGTAATGGTCGCCCAGGGGAACTTGCCTGACGAAGGGGAAGTTCTTATATTGACAGGGGATACACCTTTAATTACGCCAGAAACCCTTGATAAAGTAATAAGGTACCACAGGGAAAATAGATATGCTGCTACTGTTATTACGGCTATGCTGGAGGATCCTTCAGGGTATGGTAGAATTGTAAGAGATTCCAATGGAGATATCATCAAGATTGTAGAGCATAAAGATGCATCTCCTGAAGAATTGGCCATATCCGAGATTAATGCTTCGATGTATTGTTTTGATGTAAAAAAACTAAAAGAAGTGTTGGGTCAACTTTCTAACGATAATGCCCAGGGCGAATATTATTTAACAGATACCATTGCTCTCATGAGAGAAAAAGGCTATCGAATTGGAGGGTATGTAGCTGATTCTGAGGAAATACTGGGCATAAACGATAGGGTGCAGTTATACGAAGCGTCTAAAGTGATGAGGAAGCGTATATTGAGGCAGCATATGCTAAATGGTGTAACTATTATAGACCCTGACAGTACCTATATAGGTCCTGATGTAAAGATTGGTCAGGATACGGTTATTTATCCCGGTTGTGTCATGGAAGGCGATGTAGAGATCGGCGAAGACTGTTACATCGCGGGGTCGAGACTCATTGATTGCAAGATCGGCAAAGGATGCAGTATATTAAATTCGGTGATAGTATCTTCTGAAGTAAAGGACCATGTAAAT encodes:
- the purR gene encoding pur operon repressor gives rise to the protein MKRAERIAAITKILCESPGKIHTINEFSEMLDSARSSISEDIDRIQDAFEKLHMGKIKTIPGAAGGIQYIPYIDIKYYEGFVEQLCKIFSQKERIISGNFIYTTDVIYNPQLVDKVAQILAYSFLNVQADYVVTIETKGIPIAFAVARLLKLPLAVIRQENKVTEGPVVSINYVSGSTRNIRTMYLSKRSIKANSNVIIIDDFMKAGGTAKGIVDMMKEFDSRVVGIGVFIATKYPTEKLVSDYVSVLQLNAVDERKGIIDIQSGDWVKNFKKIEDFQLK
- the murC gene encoding UDP-N-acetylmuramate--L-alanine ligase, with product MSIDLNKYKNIHMVGIGGISMSGLAEILFKEGFNVSGCDIKSSNITEKLKRDGIIVYLGHDPSHVTGADLIVHTAAVKNDNPEILKAKELGIPIIDRAELLGSLMKNYNYGIAVAGCHGKTTTTSMLAITMQQAELDPTILLGGEIDDIGGNVRIGNSPYFLTEACEYYDSFLKFYPYIAIVLNIDSDHLDYFKDINQIKESFLKFISLVPDSGYIIACNDNEHVRDILKRVKDRNIITYGINWPSHYTAQNITFNSNGYPEFDVFYNGQNLGKFKLSVPGQHNVYNALATIAASITIGINMDIVKKAIKDFRGTHRRFEYKGNINGISVIDDYAHHPTEIKATLKAALNYPHKRIVCVFQPHTFSRTKALLNEFSQAFDCADHVIITDIYAAREKDNGIVNSKMLVDLLRQRGIDAEYVKTFDEVVNSLRQKATKGDIIMTMGAGDIYKVGEMYLDSYKTKNIEQKIS
- the spoVG gene encoding septation regulator SpoVG, whose protein sequence is MNITDVRVRKIANEGKMKAVVSVTFDDEFVVHDIKVIEGQNGLFIAMPSRKSPDGEFRDIAHPINAEMRARLQDAIINEYNKAKDVNNQ
- the glmU gene encoding bifunctional UDP-N-acetylglucosamine diphosphorylase/glucosamine-1-phosphate N-acetyltransferase GlmU, coding for MMHAVILAAGMGTRMKSKHPKVIHQILGKPMVEYVITAVKKAGVEHITLVIGHKAEEVKEAVRSDVDFVLQHPQLGTGHAVMVAQGNLPDEGEVLILTGDTPLITPETLDKVIRYHRENRYAATVITAMLEDPSGYGRIVRDSNGDIIKIVEHKDASPEELAISEINASMYCFDVKKLKEVLGQLSNDNAQGEYYLTDTIALMREKGYRIGGYVADSEEILGINDRVQLYEASKVMRKRILRQHMLNGVTIIDPDSTYIGPDVKIGQDTVIYPGCVMEGDVEIGEDCYIAGSRLIDCKIGKGCSILNSVIVSSEVKDHVNMGPFAYIRPESVIGNNVKIGDFVEIKKSIIGDGTKVPHLTYVGDAQIGSQCNLGCGTIFVNYDGRVKHKTIVGDRVFIGCNTNLIAPLLIEDDSYIAAGSTITDNVPKKALAIARERQVIKEGWVERKFNKREDN